A region from the Hydra vulgaris chromosome 10, alternate assembly HydraT2T_AEP genome encodes:
- the LOC105845194 gene encoding uncharacterized protein LOC105845194 — protein MSFLCTSKKKEKKANKKDAEAYKRTTDYDHLQNFFHQEEVIDADIKFPSYSIPLPQTYHNIQAVLPGQLRSPENNQEKYLEVIKSFFPTLATEISVKRGDIVLWINSDGDWVLIQTQYGDEGYVPRSYCRVVFQNAILKQNYYVKDNASSYGSSQFYEYGTSHHARPRQFTHFVQDRFSPRTHLNSLDTSSSSSETSSYWNVTERFDSLRSNESISSWSSSSYKPVCGRKCGKKCEHQRLVSNKSQYKLRPQVLHSPKEEKKNNKNNFFFEKSDQELDGSSCSDYTSIKSCLLSCGHPELIVIESYQKQGNTDISVVSGDFASIINDTKYEDWIYIRNESGKRGFVPTQCVLKHQCEECGFERNYLKGKQSIDRSDREIYTKNEVSTFSSINVVGNSNQTNKYNEKEEENQNNKSLTVEINNDNTKKTPEKEKHFNSITNVSNNQDYTNKSSDEIANPAKIQSKLPIKTNRPKLTDNDIKKMNKMIVISNFAGSHLEDLYVCIGDFVYVDKTTDMNQNFIRVHSIKQNLSGYVPSTVIRAVEDIDVKADV, from the exons atgtcgTTTTTATGCACTtcaaagaagaaagaaaaaaaag caaataaaaaagatgcAGAGGCATATAAAAGAACGACAGATTATGATCATTTACAGAATTTTTTCCACCAGGAAGAGGTAATCGACGCAGATATTAAGTTTCCGTCGTATAGTATTCCATTGCCACAAACCTATCATAACATCCAAGCTGTGCTACCTGGGCAATTGAGATCACCCGAGAATAaccaagaaaaatatttagaagttataaaaagtttttttccaacTTTAGCGACAGAAATATCAGTAAAGCGAGGCGATATTGTATTGTGGATTAATAGCGATGGAGATTGGGTTTTAATTCAAACGCAGTATGGAGACGAGGGATATGTTCCAAGATCATATTGTCGCGTCGTATTTCAAAACGCAATTCTAAAACAAAACTACTACGTTAAGGATAACGCGTCATCATACGGCTCGAGTCAGTTTTATGAATACGGAACATCGCATCATGCGAGACCAAGACAGTTTACGCATTTTGTTCAAGATCGCTTTAGTCCTAGAACACATTTGAACTCTTTAGATACCAGTTCATCAAGTAGTGAAACAAGCTCTTATTGGAATGTTACAGAGAGATTTGATAGCCTAAGAAGCAATGAATCGATTTCAAGCTGGTCATCGAGTTCTTATAAACCAGTTTGCGGACGTAAATGTGGTAAAAAATGCGAGCACCAGAGACTAGTTAGCAATAAAAGTCAGTACAAGTTAAGACCTCAAGTTCTTCACAGtccaaaagaagaaaaaaaaaacaataaaaataatttttttttcgaaaaatccGATCAAGAACTCGATGGAAGCAGCTGCAGTGACTATACATCAATAAAAAGCTGTCTTTTATCATGCGGTCATCCAGAACTTATTGTAATAGAGAGCTACCAAAAACAAGGAAACACTGATATCTCAGTTGTTTCAGGCGATTTTGCATCAATAATTAACGATACAAAATATGAAGACTGGATTTACATTCGAAACGAATCAGGAAAGAGGGGGTTCGTTCCTACGCAATGCGTATTAAAGCATCAATGCgaag aatgtgGGTTTGAAAGAAActatttaaaaggaaaacagTCTATAGATCGATCTGATAGAGAAATCTATACTAAAAATGAAGTAAGTACTTTTAGCAGTATTAATGTTGTTGGCAATAGCAATCAAACAAATAAGTAtaatgaaaaagaagaagaaaatcaaaataacaaatCACTTACTGTTGAAATTAATAAcgataatacaaaaaaaactccagaaaaagaaaaacattttaacagtaTTACTAATGTAAGTAATAACCAAGATTATACAAACAAGTCATCTGACGAAATTGCCAACCCAGCCAAAATTCAATCCAAATTGCCAATCAAAACCAATAGACCAAAATTAACAGATAATGACATtaagaaaatgaataaaatgataGTTATTTCTAACTTTGCAGGAAGCCATCTTGAAGATTTGTACGTTTGCATCGGAGATTTCGTTTACGTCGATAAAACAACTGAcatgaatcaaaattttataaggGTTCACTCTATTAAACAGAATCTTTCAGGTTACGTTCCTAGTACAGTCATTAGAGCAGTAGAAGATATTGACGTAAAAGCGGATGTTTAA